CTCTAATGAAATTTAGATCCCTCATGATATGCTTTTTGTTGAACGTGGTagaaactgttgaaaaaaaaatatggctTTTTCCATCATGTGTTGACTTTCCCGTCGCCTGTATTTACAATAATTGTCCACTCCCACGAGTCACGAGAATATTCCTTCACCTTTATGTTTCAAAATCATGTTAACGGCGGGGGATCCCCCCCTTCTcctttttgctttttttttttggggggggggggtgagactTTAATGCAGATGAACACATCTCGGTGCAATGACAGCATTATTAGCTAGCACACTCGGTTTACCGTGTGTGGAAAATAATGCAAGCACTGACGTTATTTTGTAAAGATCACGGTCTCTTCTCTAACAATTATGAATTGCATAAATTAATCAAGAAATTATGATTTATTAttggtcattgtgaaatcactGGTGGTTGCTGTGGGGGAGTCTAACCTAGAACCTTGGTAACTTGTCGGCCATCAACGGACCAAATCTAACGTCAAGTGTCGCCAGTCGCGCGCAAGAGAGAGTAATTTCCCCCTCCTATAGCCTTGAGTTGTTTCTTCATGATCGTTTCAGCCTTCGAGACAGACACCACACCTACAACTTATATATCCTGTGAGTTGCAGTATTCGACAGATACACAGATACAGAAGACTTAGTCGAAACGTCAAGCGACTTTTGTATGTTTATCATGTACGTGAATTATCGtaaatagagggcgctgtttagtATTATTAGCATTGATAGAGTCAcaaacaggggccaatttcatagagctgctaaagcaaaaaaattgcttaagcacgaaaatagctcgtttattttacacatgttactggcccaaatttcatgccatatacattgcttgtgactggtatttagctgatgtttacttagcacaacaattgagtggagtcttggccggtaatctgattttactaagcaaggatttttttgcttaattgggcccagcatgtaataataaatgaattttTGGCTTggtgtgttgttgttttctgtTATTGCAATACTAGTAAACAGCCAGTGTTTGTGTCCCCCGCCTGTGCCGAcactttattgtttatttttttatttatttattattattattattttttcttgggggggagggggcacaGGAGCTAAGACAGCTTACCAAGCAAGGTATAGCTAGCTGCATGCCAGGAGGAGGCATTAGCCAAGGGGGCCAGCTTGGTTTGTAAAAAAGCcaacagctaattctaattTCTGGTTTGTACAGCAATACCAGTGGGGGTGGGGCTTAGTAGAAGGGGGAATTAACAATGACGTACCGCGCGCGGTTATCACACACCATCACTGGTACCCAgctattttgctttaaaattgtCACAGAAATGTAAaccagtgatgacgtcatgataTAGCGCGCATCGTACACACGCTATTTTTGGagcaaagtaaaagaaagacATTTTGAGCGTAAACACAATGTCAAGACGTGGAAGTAGACCTCCAAATACTTCGCTTTATGTGCGAAATATTCCAGACAATGCGAGGTAGGTATATAAATGTAAATTTATAGTACATAATgaacctgtttttaaatttaataatgACAATGATTCAGGGAAAAGTGAATACAAAACTTCGAAATTGCTTATGTCGGAAATACACGGAACTCAGTCAATCGTGTTTAGTGCAATCGTGAAATGTCTCAGCAGCCTTAATATGGGTGTAACGATCATCCTGTAATAAAACACAGTGCACGACAGTCTGTAACAGAAATTATTTACACGTACTCTTTATTTTGAATTAGTGTTTTATTGGATCAAAGTTTCGTGTAACTGTAAAATGTTCCCAAAAAATGCTTGGACATCGAAATTACGTATTTTCGACTCGAAAACGTCTTCAAAAGTTTACACAAAagaaattgtaattattttggtaGAGATCTTTGAAAAGGGCGACCTCACCATGACAGTGAAAAATACATATTAATTATTAGGTATGTATCGTCAGAACGACGTCGAACCCGTCGATACACACAACGAGGATCGGGATTTATTCAATTTCcaactgggtgccgagtttTAATTGTGGCAGATTGAGCCTTTTCAaccaggtgccgagtttgtagttgtgcatgtgccgagtttgtgggtgccgagtttgcaaggtgccgaggctgtgggtgccgagtttgagAGGTGCTGACTTTGCtagtgccgagtttgcaaggtgccgaagtgtctGGTATTcatattataagaactagagggcgcacgagtgatgcttcgtgcacaaacgccacaggactgcaagatgacaagcgcgccattctgcacgtgcgttgaatatgaaatacacatttgagaatgtttttattgaacgctcaggcaatgctgtttgttcaacttacaaagaaaatggccgcacaaacacacgctgtgagatgccagttttgtcaacttagaaaatgacttgggtacgaagtgacttggggaCAACaatttgggtacgaagtgacttgggtggtacgaagtgacttgggtacgaagtgacttgggtacgaagtgacttgggtacgaagtgacttgggtacgaagtgactgaCATACGAAGTGACTGACATCGAGTCAATCAATGGCATAGTTGCAATCAAGCTTGGTTGCAATaaagtaaccctcctcccgacggcagCCAGACCGGAGGGTTAATACGAGATACTCTCGAGCagcaaatgacaatctggtccaacacgtataatttcgacagctagtcattAGATATATGccccatttttacaaaaaattcaaaaatcatgacacaatttttaaaaaatctaaGGGCATTGTAATGGAAAAAACTTCACGGAAAGTGTGATTTTCAGGCTTAAAAATCCTGtttggaccagtccattatgatgcgggGAGATTTAGTGCTTaccaacaacagagggcgggcgtttatgtgaagaccttcactgtAGTGTGCATAGTTGGAGGTCTTTACATGACGCCCTCTCCTCAGATTCACACTCTCTTTTCATTTTCTTCATAATGCCTCGTATTCATATGTTTTCATTGTGGAGAAAATATTGATACTGTAGCAGTATTCCATTGCCACCGccacattttgttcaaaatatgtaatctgtaaaagtaaaataataatggaaTTTGACAGCTTATGCTTGAATTGTACATCCTAACAACCTTTGTATTTGATGTGTACTTCTACAGGCCAGATGACGTTCGCCAACTTTTTTCAAAGTATGGTCCCGTAACCGACGTATATGTTCCACTGGATCACTACACACGAGAGCCAAGGGGCTTTTGTTATGTACAATATCCTTACatgcattttcattttacacCACATCATGACCGGAGCGTCTAATTTAATTTTCAGTAGAAAGAATTTCTGGAGAATCCTATTACCTACAGAGAAGGgcaaatgaaattaaattgaCATCTTAAACTAGAGAGGATATAGTATACCTTTGATGATTACCTAAAAAAGTAATTACCACAACAAATTAACTGTTTCCCTCAGAAGTTCTGAAAggaaaacctgtgaaattgtaattttcttgtttttgcagCAATTCTTTCTCCCCAAAAAATTCTTGAGATGCTTGATGGTTATTAAGAACTGTTAATCTTATCTTGTTCTAttgttaatatattttgttgtttcttttgtcTTGCTCACATACCTATAGAGCAACAAGCAAAGACAAGAACAAGGGTTCAAGTGGTCAAGTTACATGATAATCTACGCTTGCGCCAGTCTCCGTATGAATGTGTTGGCTTTATGACGCTACAGCACATTTCACAGGAATGACGTACAGCATCGCGTGATGAAATAATATGTGGAATGGGGTCAGTTGAAAGACCATTGACAAAAATTTGGGGCaaaaatttaccttttttttttttttttatagttagaAAATGTATTATTCAAAACAGGTTTTTGGGTTTAACTCAAAGATTTTGTTGAACTTAAAatctttgtttataaaaaacacaatttaagatTTGATAATCTGGTAAAGTCACAACTTTGTTCGTGCACTCCATTCCACATATTGTCGAAAAAGATCAAGATTCAAGCTCTGGGTATCAAGTCGAGATATCAAGCATCGGCTCAAGAAATCAAGAATCAAGCCAAGAAAGAATCTTTACAAGATACTTGCAAGATTGGAGCGGTTAAAGATTTTCTAGCCCCAAGAATCACATGCAAGCTCGGCATCGGATCAAGTAGCAAGCAAGTCGATTGATGTGTCGGAGGTTGTTACAAATTCACGAGATTGCCTATCGCTCAAGTCAAGAAAATCAAGCAAGACCAAAAAGAAATCTAAAGATGAGCTTTCGGGCATTGAGGattcaagatcaagatcaagaccATTAGGAGTTTACACGATTCTTGTTCCTGATTCAATTAGCAGTGGGCAAGAGCATCCAAGGTATCCGAGATGGTGAAATTTGGGGTTTAAATGTTCTCTTTGGAAGAGTTGTTGCAAGAAAGTAGAGACTGAAATTTAATGAAATCCAAGAGTTGTTGGACACTCAAGACGACATGGTCATGATATCTCGCTTCCTACCAAGTCGGGCAAATTTATACAAGTTGAGTTGATGTTGGCTTTCAAGAATAGTTCAAGACGGGACCGTTCAAGACAAAGTCAagacaaaaaagaaattgttacgACCAAGCTCAAATTCATTCAAGAAAtcagtcaagtcaagtcaagctCAAGATTGAGGTAATTGTAGTATCCTGGCGCTTTCTTTCCTCTTGtcttttttgttcctttttcgGTTTTTGTTTGGAAAGCTAATacaataatgaatagggtagccCAGTAATGTATACCATCAGCTTATCTTTACAAACTGCTATCACAATTTTACAATGACTTCAACATATCGTAGTCTTAAGTTGTTTAACATAAACAATcagaaaatttcatttgaatGTCTTCTGTCGGGTTAAAGTTTCAAAAAgtcaattaaagggaaggtgtaatcactctaaaaattaatagcaataaaaACTTGTGGTTACTttgcctacagcagctttcaatagtaaaaagcattttgaagaaaaaaatcacctcaaagtaatgtggttatgtaagaAGATAATATTTTCTGAGAAGCTTCCAAAACCAAATACTTAAAACCCATTGATTGGTGAATTTGAGATTTCCAAAAGTAATAGTTGTGGTTAGAGGGTTTAAGTATTTACTAACAGTTTAACCAGAATTTAATCAGCATGGTTATATTGGCCAAGTTAATCTTTACCACTGAGGTTGATTGGTCTGTTCTCTTCAATTATTCTTTCTCTTATTgttgttttgaaatatttaagTTGCTCGCTCTGTTTTACTGTTTGTCTGACCTTCTTTAGTATGTTTTTACTGTCGTCATTTGTCGTCTTGTACCCTTTTATGATGCCTGTCTGCTTGTCAAGTCAAATTGCCTGGAACTAAGCTAATCTTGTTAACGCTTTTCTACTTCACATTGGCTGTTGTAGTTTGATTTATCTGACCTTTgaccaaaattttacaaaatttcaagtATTGCAAATGCATGTGCACTTAATTGAAGGTTGCTTTCCtgactttttattaaattgagACATTTCATTTTGCATTATCTTTGTTCAATCGAAAAGAAAAGTCTACTCAAACAAATTAGTTTACTATGGAACAAGGTTTGGTGGTTGTCAACAAAATCTGTTAAGCAAACTTGGATGATAGTTTTTGTTCTTGCTTAATGCTCTGCAAGATGTATGCATGAATATGTCTCACTACCAGTCTTTGCTAAAAGCAGTTCTGTCTATTCTAAGCTGCAAAGATTTGTGTCTGGTAGTGGCCATGGTTTGTCTGTGTGTGTATATCTTGCTTTATTTCCCTTAACACAAAGTAGCACATTTGAATATGTACGTGATGCAGAGGATGCTATGTATGCCTTGGATCGTTATCGATTCCTCAACCGAGAGCTGGACATCCAGTTTGCAGAGGGAGACCGAAAAAGTAAGCTtcctttcaaattttgttttctactctTGTGAATAttgttaaataataaaagagaaGAGTTGCGTCTAAGAGTTTGTCTTAATTtataaaatggaaaaattgtgGACTGtaacaattaaaataagcaatggtctgatgtttcgaccctacaCTGCATgatcaaaacatcaggccattaattttttttgcatttataccatatgtCCACAGTCCTTTGCAAtggctaattctattttctcaacctTAAAAATGGTAACTGAActaaaacaacaatttgtttttccatttttttctaGCACCAAACCAAATGAGGGGAAGGGATATGAGGCGTGGTGGTCGCCGTCGCTCCCGTAGCCGTAGTCCTTACGATCGACGTTCACGCAGTCGTAGTCCGTATAATAGACGGCGATCAAGAAGTCGAAGTCCGTACCGTAGCCGACGATCCTTCAGTAGGAGTCACTCTCGTAGTCGCACACCGGAAAAGTAAGTTAACTaaaacaagtgaaaatactgtttGATTCAGCCTTAACTTACAGACTAGGCAGTTTGGACAGCGTGTGGCCTAAAatccggttcatacttcctgcgaacgcgaTCCAAATATCAATGTcgcatggctgttttcgcagccaATGTTTTGAAGGAGTTGCTGCAACTAATTATtggttgcgaatttgtgacgacaaaatttgtatcgcattcacaggaagtgtGAACCGGGCCTTTTTCCTCCAAAATCCTCTCCTTTGTCACTCCACACCAACATGATTGTATCTATAATCTGGATAAGGTTGGTTTCCCCGACCCTCTTGATAAACATTATTTAGGTATACTGGCCCAAGTCCTCCTGAATTCTACCCTTTGGAAATTTGGCAGGACAGAAGGATTTGCGACTGCTAAGCCCGTTTCATACTCCCTAcaaatgctaagcaaactttgacgtcacatggctgttttcaaagaagttgaacacagctcaactGTTGCGTCAAAATTTGTGTCGCATTCGCAGAGAGTGTGAACCAGGCTTTGGCTAAATATTGTGCACTATTACGCAAACTAGGATTGATGGTTTTCACCAAACTAGGATTGATGGTTTTcaccagggtccaatttaataaagcctgtaagcacaagaacttactaagcacaggaaaatccaGCCAATATTCCAGTGAGTTTCGGTTGTGGTTTTCACTGAAATTTAACCACcgaatttgatgaaatttttataataattaaaaaatttaccAAGTTGTATGGAATGGAATTAGTTTGCACTTCTAAAAAACAATGAATTACTTCAAGTTAAATGCTgtctttgattttaaaaatttcTCTAGGAGGAGGAAGAGACGCTCTTACAGCAGGTCCCATTCTCGATCCCGTTCTCGTTCGCGATCACGATCCAGGTTAGTCAGAATAAAAGTCTTTGCTTCAAAGAACAGTcatgatattctttctactttagtctgatttccggtTTGGTTTACCCTTGGgaaaaatctgaagaaaaaaaccctgattaaAAAGTCTGTAAAGTCTATTAAACTCTGCACCAGTTGAACAAGTTGGTCAGCCTTTGACCTCAACTAATGACAAGCCAtaaggaccagttagcttgtcatttcacttgtctgtcagctttttcactggtccatatttTCTGTACGGGGCCTATGGTATTATATTACCATAGAGGTTGACAAACTCAACAAGAACGTCTCGCACCAAGACTTGACCAACATTGTCCAATGGTCGATTGCAACTTTTGAGAATTTGTTGTCttattttaagtaggatttgaaactttgcatggaggaaataagatatagaagagtttgcggtaacaccatgtaataacaatctctaaatgagttggggtggttctgaaaagaaccgttgtcTTATTTAGCAATTTTAACTCGCCCTTGACTTTTTTATGTTTCAGAAGCAGAACCCGCTGAGCTATCCATGGATTTTCCTGAGAGTGAATGCATTTCTCAACAAAAACCACGTTTGTAAAAATGTAACCAAGatgctgttgtttgcttaattaTTGAGGCGGATTTGTGTTCAcccttgttttttgttgttgtatttttaagttaaaaaccTTGCATTGAAGATTCATATTGAACAGAAAATTGCAGCtatgtttaatttttgttaatccTTTAAGATTTTTAAATAAGACAAAATTATCTTCCTGCAACTTTTCAGCCGGTCAGCTGTGTTCcttattttcttttcaagacAGTGCCATAAAAAACACTTAACAATCGTAAAGTGTGAtcggccatttcctctttttttttgcgaTAAGAAAGTTGAATGTCTGGAGTAAGTATCTGGTGAAATACATGTCCaaacccagttcatacttcctgcgaatgcgatacgaatcaTGTTGCCGCCACAAACGTGCAAAGAATTATTTGCAGGGGTtgaactctgctcaactcacttgcgattATTGCTGCGAAAGGAGAGCTGTGACggcaaatttgcttcgcattcgcgtGAAATATTAACCGGGCTTTAGAGTATAAAATGCAAAGACATCGACTTTGAGCTTGATGGCCAcaacatgtttttatatttgcAAATCAGAACAGAAATAAGTTAGGTGATGCTAGGTAGATCCCAATTTGCTATTTTATTGTCTAAACATTTataatgttgatgtttttttatactGTAGTGTGCATATcattgtttctgttttgtgcggttagagtttttgttttcacatgttCAGTTTGTCAGTGATAAAGTACTTTGAGGTTTGTTGATGCCTAATAAttcctgggcccgatttcacaaTGAGCTAAGAATGATCTTCACTGCAAAATAGTCGTACATGTGTGTAGTTGCTAGGTGAAGTGTGatttcacaatacaaatcactatggtattacttgtcatgcgattaattgtattgctttgtgaaatcggcccctggtgaATTGGTTGGAGTGAAGGGTTTGAATCAGGGTATTTTTGCTATGGAAGAGTCAAGCTTTGAAAGTGTTCCCTAGAAATAATACTCTACAGATTAGAACCATAATGTAGGTACAATATCTATGTTTGGTTCCCTTGtttaacaatacatgtaatcGGAAAACTGAATTAGCCCTACACCAAAACACCAGCCTATTTTTGtcacatttttgtatttattctaATTCAAACCTTGATGCATTTGTGATACATTATTGTGTTCATTAAAGCAATATTTGGGGCGATTTCTCCAGCTTAGGCTCCGTCTCCAGCTTAGGCTCTGCATACTGCGTACGCAGTGGAATGCTGTACGAACCCAGTCTATACATTTGCAGGGtgtatcaggcatgcaacttttcctcagatcagctgatttcctcatTTTTATTCTCAGTTTTACTGAAGAATACTAAgcaaaatcattgaaattttgTGAGTTCCTTCTGTTTGGTGAAGtaacagttgcatgcctggtgtATTTTGCCCGCGATGTTGGTTCGAacagccagagcccaagccgtggtttgaggAATGAACAGAAGATATATATGATAGGACTAATATATGAGTATGGTACCAAAACAATAAACTCATACCATATTGGTTTTGGATAACCTTGGAGCAAGGTGCCTTACATACAATCACTACACTGCTATAAAGAAGAAGCATGGGCTGGTAGTGTGGAATTCCCATTTATTTGTGGTGCGACTATTGGAGTAGTAAATTTTACTAGGCGTCTAATAAAGATGTTCTGCTTATGAAGAGCAATCTTAAGTTCCCAATATCATTTTCTACAccgtttctttgttttgctgctCTCTAATATAAGGTTCATGTTATACATTATTACCTATCAGGTAATTGGGCTAGTCATTGCAACCTTTTTGTAACAGGAGTCAACTGTAATTAACATAAGAAACCACAATGGATTttgtacattaaaggcagtggacacaattggtaattgtcaaagactagccttcacagttggtgtatctcaacattatgcataaaataacaaacctgtgaaagttttagctcaatcggtcatcggacttgcgagataataatgaaagaaaaaacacccttgtcacacgaagttgtgtgcttttagatggttgatttcgagacctcaagttctaaatctgaggtctcgaaataaaatttgtggaaaattacttcattctcgaaaactatggcacttcagagggagccgtttctcacaatgttatttacatgtaccatcaacctctccccattactcgtcaccaagaaaggttttatgctaataattattttgagtaattaccaatagtgtccactgcctttaaactctacATTGGCTTTAAGAAAACTTAAagagttgtttaaaaaaaaaatcatttaagtTTTCATAGCTGGATACATGGTTGTGATAAGGGAAAagacacaacttttttgagagaTGTCGCTTGGGTTCTGTAAAGAGAAAGTTACATTAAAATGTTGAGCTTGGTACTCATTGAACATGCACTAAATAAACATTGTTGTGTGAAtgaatattattgttgttgtgtgaatgtacattattttgtgattaAATCATTTCTCATCCCAATGGTAATTCTTTTGGGCAATGTTTAGGGTTTAGGTTGTTTGGGGgccgggggtgggggggggttaGATAATAAAAACTCCAGGGCACAAACTTCAATGCGCTATTCTATTAATTCAAATGAAAACTGGGgaatacaattacatgtatatagttcTATTTAGTTTATAAATCATTATGCTTTTCATACCAGAAAAAGGCTAACAATGTTcatgtatatattattttttgacTGGCATCCTTGCTAGTATAGCAGAACATGTGTTTGGTTCTGCCTGGTGGAGTCTCAACACAGCGGAGACcataaatcatttttgtttgagaGGAAGAAACACTCActtttttgacaatatttaaCTCTTTTTCAGCGAATGGAAGAGTCAAAGAAGGGTGGGGGTGACTTTGAATATGTCTTATCTTACTAATAACATAAGAAATAAACACGTTCTTTGGGGGAGAggataatataaaataattgtttataatTGGTTTATACATTTTTAGCTGTATCCTCGTCGGgcgtgtttatttgtttgcgCCCTCAAGCGGCAGATTACAGTTAGAGTAGAGCGCGCTTCAACTTTTCGAGAGAGCCCTGTGTTTGTAACTAAAGTTGTGCATCAAAATGTCTCGAAGGCGACTCAGTAGAGCTCCGAATTCTTCACTTTTCGTACGGAATGTTCACCCAGATACCAGGTACGTCACTAAGGGGCATTAAAGATGCAAAGTgcatttaatttggttttaattacatttttttgtgGCCGAAGTCAGATATATGTCGGAAATGGACGGAATAAGTGTTGTCCATGACCATGTCATGTCGTCACTTGTCAGTGTTTTTGAATTcggtataaaaaaaattggccTATGGAAATTTGGAAACATTATTTACTGCATGTGCCTGGGTGAATAAGGTCAGGTCAGGTGCTTGCACAGTTTCTTTTTTGTTAAGTCGGccaatattttataattatacaatgtgtaaaaaacaataaaaacaatccCTTGTTTGTTCGTCTGCTTGTGacatttttgttgtgttgtttccttttttttctgttcggTGTTCTGTCTTTTGACTCGTTTTTCGTTTTTCTTGCTTGTTGTTTATGTCTCAAAACTGTCGCGTAACTTCGTC
The sequence above is drawn from the Asterias rubens chromosome 9, eAstRub1.3, whole genome shotgun sequence genome and encodes:
- the LOC117294568 gene encoding serine/arginine-rich splicing factor 10-like isoform X1, translated to MSRRGSRPPNTSLYVRNIPDNARPDDVRQLFSKYGPVTDVYVPLDHYTREPRGFCYVQFEYVRDAEDAMYALDRYRFLNRELDIQFAEGDRKTPNQMRGRDMRRGGRRRSRSRSPYDRRSRSRSPYNRRRSRSRSPYRSRRSFSRSHSRSRTPEKRRKRRSYSRSHSRSRSRSRSRSRSRTR
- the LOC117294568 gene encoding serine/arginine-rich splicing factor 10-like isoform X2, with the translated sequence MLAFKNSSRRDRSRQSQDKKEIVTTKLKFIQEISQVKSSSRLSTFEYVRDAEDAMYALDRYRFLNRELDIQFAEGDRKTPNQMRGRDMRRGGRRRSRSRSPYDRRSRSRSPYNRRRSRSRSPYRSRRSFSRSHSRSRTPEKRRKRRSYSRSHSRSRSRSRSRSRSRTR